The Bernardetia sp. ABR2-2B DNA window ATAAGAGTTGTAAAGTGGAGTTCCATCTTTTTTGAGATGAATAAAACCTCTTTCCGTTTGCAATCCAATAACCCCATTTTCAAAGCCATTTTTATAGTTACCTACTGCTTTTACGCTTCTATACGGCAGCCTTGAAATTCGTTTTCCTGTTTTATCTATCAAAAAGACTTCTCCAACAGCCATTCCTTCTCCAAAATCAGACCCAGAAGTATAAGCTGACTTGATAACTACTTCGCCTTTTTCATCGATATACGACCACTTTGTACCTGCTCTTGACAAATCTACTTTTGCCATATTATCCGAAAATGGAAAGGCTTTGTAATACTGAAAATCAATTACTTTTTTGCCGTTTTCATCTAAATAACCAAAAAGTTGTTTGTCTCTTGATTTATGATTTTGCTGAACGGCTATTTTTCCTTCTGATAAGATTCCGATTTCTAAATAATCCGTTTCTAAAATAGTATTTCCTTTATTGTCTATTATTCCATAAAGAAGTTGCTTCGGATTTTTTGGATTTTTTATTCCTACTTTTGCCCAAGAAGTCTTGCCTACTTTTCCAAATTCTTCAATAAAATCATAAGAAGGATTTACTAAAAAAGTTTCTGCGTTTGTATCTGTTTTGATTCCAAACTTGCCTCCTTGTTTTACAATGATTAAATTTTTATTTGGATTATCTTCTAAGAAATTTCCCTTTTTATCTAAATAAGAAACGACAGAAGAATCTAAGAATACTTCAATGAGAGCCTTTTTTGTATTCGGTTTCTGTAAATATTTGACAGACGAATAACGAATCGGAACGACTGTTTTGCCAAAAGGATTAATTACTCCCCATTTGTTGTTTTGTTTGACAAAAGAAAGCGTATCATTTCTATTATCCATTCCTATAAAATCGTATTCAAAAGGAATAATAGTGTTGTTGTGTCGGTCTATTGTTCCGTATTTTCGATTTCCTTTTTGAGCGACGGTTACAGCATCTTTTACATCATAAATTCCATAAAAATTATTGACCTTCGAAAACTCTAAAGGCAGAATTTGTTTTCCTTCGTGATTAATATAACCAATTAAATTATTTTTTTTGACTTCTGAAATACCTGTTTTTGAATAATAAACTTCTGAAAAATTGTTTTCAATATTATCATACAAAGGCTCAACAATAATTTTTCCTGTTTTGTCTGCATAACCAACTTTATTATTTTGTTCTATCAAAACAAGGTCTTGACTTTGAGCTGTATTGGTTTCAAAAATATTATCTTCAATGAAGCTGTACTTTTGTTCTAAAATCCAGTCGCCATTTGTTTTGATAATTCCGTTTTGTTTGTAATAGGCATTTTTAGTTCCATAGCCGTCTTCTTCAATGTAGCGACCAGAACTCACTTTTGCCATTCCATTTCTGATTTCATTTATAAAATCTGCTTTTATAGAAGGCTCTAAAATTATTTTAGGAGCATTGTTTTGTATGGATAGAAATCCCCACAAATTATTTTTTCTGATAATAGCTGTGTTTTCAGAAAATGTACTGATATACTGATATTCAAAAGGTAAAAGAGGTTTGTTTTGTGTGTTTACGATGCCCCACTTTCCATCTTTTCTAGCTCTGATGATTCCACTTTCTATACTCAATCGTTCATATTGTGGCTCAATAATTAGTTGCCCTTTATTATTCGTTACTCCTACTTTTTTATCTTTTACGATGAGTGCCATTCCGTTTTCAAAACTTCCTATGTAATCATATTCTGGAATGAGAAGCGTTTTGCCTTCCTTATCAATGAGTTTGAAATGTTCGCCAATCTTTACTTTCGCTGTTCCGTTTTCAAAAGGAAATATAAATGAATAGGTTGGAGGCAAAATAACTTGACCTTTTTCGTCCATCAATCCATATTTTCCACCTGCTTTTATTGGCAAACGATTTTCAGAAAAATAAGTCATTGAGTCAATCGTCTGTCCTGCAATTTCTGTAACTAACAGACCTGCCTTTGTAAGAATGGCATTTTCTTTTGTGCTATCTGCATACGCTCGTGCTACATCTGCCGTTCTGAAATCTTCTAATTGAGCATAAAAAAGTTTGTTTTGACTGATGAGTTTTCCGTTTTTGTGGTCAATCAGTGCAGCAGCCGAAAGACTTCCATTTACATTATTTCTTCCTAGCGTAAAACCTGCAATCGGCTCAACTGAAATGACATCAAAACCTTCTTTGAAAGCTGGTTCACGTTTTTTGTTGAGTAAGTGCCATTTTTTTGTGTTCGGATTCTGAAACCAACGATAATCTGTTGAAAGTCGATTGGCAAGTTGTGCCGTAAATACTTCTGGCTTATCTAGTTTAGCATAATTAGAAGATAAGGCTTGGAAAGAAGGAAAAACAGTTTCTTTCTTTTTTATAGTAAAATTATTGGCTGTACTAAATTCTAAAACCGTTATTTTTTCGTTTTGATAGGCAAAAACGATGGCTTCACCTTTCTTTTTTACAAAAATATCAATTCCTGTATAAATTGGATTCAAAATTAATTTTCCATCCTTATCAATAATTCCGTCGCCTTTTGGTGTCGTTACTTTTGTAAACGGAGAATATTCTGTAAAATCATAAACCAAATCAAAATTTTGTTTTAAAACGACTTTTCCATTTGTATCTAAAATTGACCATTTATTACTCTCATTTTTTCCTACGAAGAGAACGTTTTGAAGATTATAAATTTGAGAATAGGTAGGTTGTAAAATAAAGTTGGCTTTGTTGTCCATTACACCACATTTACTATCCTTACAAGCTGTAATTCGTATTTGTTTTTTATTCTTATTTATATCAATTTCCACCACTTCAAAAAATGAATATTCGGCTTCTGTGATTGCTTTTTTTGCTTTCAAATCAAATAATAACCAGTCTGCTGTTGGAGCTTTCAAAGCCAAATAATCCATCGAAAGTGCCACAATAGAAGCGTATTTTGGCTCAACAACTACATTTCCATCTGTATCAGCCACTCCCAACGGACGACCTGCCCCAAAACTAACATAACCATTCGGTAAAAGCGTGATATTGTAAAGCTGTTTTTGAGCTAAGGTTTCATCTTGGAGATTGGGTAAAAACTCTTCTTTTCTTTTTTTTGCAAGAATGACATTACTTTGAATTTTTATATTCGGACTACTCAAAAAATAAGCTGTATCAATACTTTCTATCAAGTTTTTTGCATTCGGACTTATCAAATCATATTTCTTTGTTTCATTTTTATAACCCAAAGCGTATGAATTTCGCATTCTCAAAACTCTATCAAAAACGGCTTCTGTCTTTCCTCCGTTTTTACTCAAAAAAGTATATTTGTTTTCTTGATTTGCTCCTTTGCTTTTATAAGCAATAAGAAGTGAATCAATTACCTTTATTTCAGTAGCATTTTCAGTAAATGATAACAGCTCTTTTCCATTTTCATCTGTTGCAATCCAGTTATCATTCTTTTTTAAAAGCAAATAATTAAACTCTCCTACTTCTACAAAATCATATTCAAGAGGAATGATTTTTTTTGAATTTTGGTCAATAATACCCCATTTTCCGTCTTTTTGGACAGGAAGGCGAGTGATTTCTTGAGCAAAAGAAGGAAAAAATAGAGTGAAAGATAAAATAAGTAGGAATAGAAAACGCATAGTTTGAAAGGGTTAAGTTGGTGTTTTTTTATTCTTTTATGAAAATGAAACGAGTGAATATACAATAAATTGCATAAAAAAAATATCAAAATATGTAGCTTACTCTTTAGAGTGAGTAAAATATACCGAAGACTTTAATCTTCAAAATAAGTGAAATTTGAAAATAGTGTGTTTTTTTGAGAAGGCTAAAGCCTACTTTACAAGCTGACACATACTACATTGTCTATGCTGTATTTTTTATACAAAAAGAATATATTTTATCTATATTTACAAAACAATAAAATACTATTCACTCATTTACTGATTACTGATAACTGAACATGTCTGTACAACTCATTCGCCATTATCAAAGAGAACTTAGCAAAGCAAAAGATTTGGGAGTTAGAAATGAAATGGGGCTAAAACGTCCGTTTTCAAATCTTTTGTATGCTTTATGTCAGACCAAAAATCTAACGTTGGTAGAAGAAATTAGTATTAAAAATGCTGAAGGCAAAACGATTCGTCCAGACGGAATTGTGAAAGGTGTAAATAGACTAGACTGGGGCTACTGGGAATCTAAAGACGAAGCAGACGACATAGAAGACGAAATAAAAAAGAAATTTGCCAAAGGTTATCCCAACGATAATATCATTTTTGAAGATACCAATCAAGCCATTTTATACCAAAATGGAAAACGTGTCGCTACGGCTGCTATGCAAGACGAAGGCAAGGATTTGTATTCACTTTTGCAGCAATTTGTCAGTTTTGAAAGACCTGAATATACGCTTTTCAGACAAGCCTTAGAAGATTTTAAAGTAGATATTCCTCCCATTATAAAGGAACTTCGTGCGCTGATGGACGAAGAAGCCAAGACAAATACTGATTTTGTAAAGGCAAGAAATAAATTTTTACAAATCTGTCAGGATAGTATTAATCCAGAGATTACTAAAAAAGATGTTCGTGAAATGCTCGTGCAGCATATTCTGACACAAGATATTTTCAATACCATTTTTGATGAAGCTGATTTTCATCGTTCCAATAATATTGCTTCCGAATTGGGAAATGTCTTGAAAACTTTTTTCACAAAGAATATCAAGAAGAATTTTTATCCCAAAATCCGAAATTATTATAGCACCATCAAAACCGTCGCTGCAAGAATAGAAGATGTTAGGGAAAAACAAACGTTTTTGAAGGTCATTTATGAAGATTTTTATAAAGCCTACAATCCGAAAGGAGCTGACCGTTTGGGAATTGTCTATACGCCTAACGAAATTGTACGTTTTATGATTGAGAGTACAGACCATCTTTTGTATGAGCATTTTGGAAAAGAACTTTTGAGCGAAGGCGTAGAAATTCTTGACCCAGCCACAGGAACAGGAACATTTATTACCGATTTGATAGATTATTTTCCTTCTTCGAAAAAGGAACAGATTAGACACAAATACCAAAACGAACTCCACGCCAACGAAGTCAGTATTTTGCCGTATTATATTGCCAATCTAAATATTGAATATGCCTACCAACAGAAAACAGGAGAGTACAAAGAATTTGAAAACCTTGTCTTTGTAGATACGCTAGATAATATGGGTTTTGGCTTTACAGGAAAACAAAATGAACTTTTTACAAGTCTTTCGGCTGAAAACCTAGAGCGTATCAAGAAACAAAACAGCAAAAAAATATCGGTCATTATTGGAAACCCTCCCTACAATGCCAACCAACAAAACGAAAACGACAACAATAAAAACAGAACCTATCCAGAAATAGACAAACGCATAAAAGCAACTTATATAAAGGAAAGTACGGCGCAGAAAACGAAAGTTTATGATATGTATTCTCGTTTTTATCGTTGGGCAATGGATAGGCTAGGAGAGGAAGGAATTATTGCTTTTGTTACTAATCGTAGTTTTATTGATAGCAGAACTTTTGATGGTTTCCGAAAATGTATTAAAGAGGAATTTGACCATGTTTATATTGTAGATACAAAATCAGATGTACGAGCAAATCCAAAAATTGCAGGAACGACACATAATGTGTTTGGTATTCAGACAGGTGTAGCCATCATGTTTTTGATAAGAAAAAAGTAAAAAGACTTTGATACTTATTTTCACTCGGTCAGACCTACGGTACAGACCGAATGAAAATAGAAGATAGAACAAAATATATTTTGCATTTTTGCCAAGTCTGTACCGTAGGTCTGACTTGGCAAAAATATCATTTCAAAATTTCATAAATAAAACTATTTATAAAAATGCACTTTGAATCTGAAACACTTTATCATATTTATAATCAAGGAAATAATCAAGAAACTATTTTTTTAGAAAAAGCTGATTACGTCGTTTTTTTATATAAAATCAAAGAAAGGATAGCTCCCTTTTGTCAGATTATAAATTATTGCTTAATGCCAAATCATTATCATTTTATAATAAATGCAACTGAAGAATCAAGTGAATTAATAAAATTAGGAGGAATAAATATCAATAAACTAACCAATGGTTTTAGATTACTCAATAGTTTGTATGCCAACCAATTTAATGAAAAGTACAAGCGTTCAGGCTCTCTATTTCGTCAAAAAACAAAAGCTAAAAGTTTAGAATATTCTCACAAAGATTATCCTTTTATTTGCTTTAATTATGTTCATCAAAATCCTATTAAAGCAGGGTTATGCGAAAAAATGGAAGACTGGGAATTTAGTTCTTTTCGTGATTACTGGGGTGTCAGAAATGGAAAGTTAATAAATAAAGAATTTGCTTTTGAGTTGATTGATATAAGTGAAAACAAAGAGATTTTTTATGAAGATTCTTATTGCAATATTCTTGATGATGATATTAAAGAGCTATACTTATAAAAATAAACTATTACCGTTAAGAATTAGAAATGCTTATTTTCAATAGGTCAGACCCTCGGTACAGACCTGTTGAAAATAGAGGATAAAATAAAATATGTTTTGCATTTTTACTAAGTCTGTATCATAGGTCTGACTTGGCAAAAATAAACTATTACCATTAAGAATTAGAAATGCTTATTTTCAATAGGTCAGACCTTCGGTACAGACCTGTTGAAAATAGAGGATAAAATAAAATATGTTTTGCATTTTTACTAAGCCTGTATCATAGGTCTGACTTAGTAAAAATAAGCTGTTTAAAATAAAAAAAAATGAAAAAAGCCAAAATATACTATTTCACACTCACAGATGAACAACGAAAAGAAGAAAAGTTAGAGTGGTTTCAAGACACAAAGTTTAATAAAATCCCTTTTGAGTTAATTCAACCTAGCAAAAAAAATAACTGGATTAATCTAGCTGATAACGATTTTGAGGAATTAATGCCATTAATTGATAAAAAAAATCAAAATACTTTATTTGAGTTTTCTTCTTTAGGAGTTTCTACAAATAGAGATGAATGGGTTTATGATTTTGATGAGAAAAGTTTAAAGGATAAAATGAAGTATTTTGTAAAAGAATACAATAATCTTTTGAAGAAAAATGATAAATCTTGGAAAGGTACGATTAAGTGGAGCAGAGATTTAAAGAAAAAATTTGAACGAAAACAAATACTAGAATTGCAAAATGATTTACTAGTAGAAAGTAACTATAGACCATTTATAAAAAAGAAATGGTATGCAGAAAAGGTATTGAATGATGTTTTTACACAAAACCATTATGATATTTTTGGAGAAGATTTACGACAAGAGAACAGATTGATAACTGTGTATAGTTTAGCATCATCTCACTTACTTTCTTGTTTGTCTACGAATCTCAATTTTGATTTAGCTTTCTTAAAACAAGGTAATGGAGGTGTTTTTTGCCTCCCCCTCTACCGTTACACAAAAGAAGGCAAAAGAATAGATAATATCACGCAATGGGCATTGAATGAATTTCGTAGTCATTATTCCGTAGGTTCGCAGCGTAGTGCGTCCGATGATTCCGTAGATTCGCACCGTCGTACGTATCAAAACACAGAGCCACACGACGGTATGGCTGTACGGGAATTGGAGCGTGAAGATATTTTTCATTATGTGTATGGCGTTCTGCACAATCCAGCGTACCGTAAAAAATATGAATTGAATCTAAAAAGGGAGTTTCCACGCATTCCATTTTATGAAGATTTTTGGTTTTGGGCAGAAAAAGGAAAGGAATTAATGGAATTGCATCTTGATTATGAAAATATAGAAAAATATGAGTTAGAGCGAGAAGAAAAACCTCTCAAAAGTGGCAGTCTCAATAAAGCAAAACTCAAAGCCGACAAGATAAAAAATGAAATTGTTTTGGATAATCTGACCACGCTAAAAAATATCCCTGCTGTGGCTTGGGACTACAAATTGGGCAATAGAAGTGCGCTAGAGTGGATTCTTGACCAGTACAAAGAAAAGAAACCAAGAGATACAACGATTAGAGAAAAATTCAATACCTACAAATTTGAAGATTATAAAGAAGAAGTAATTGAATTGTTGCAGCGTGTTTGTACGGTAAGTGTAAAGACGATGAAGATTGTTGAGGAAATGGAATCCAAATAAATACGCACCCGTATAAATGTATAACGTAGATTCGCACCGTCGTGCGTATCAAAACACAGAGACGCACGACGGTGCGTCTGTACGAATGAAATTAATTTTTAAGTGATTATGGCAAAATATAAAGGAAAATATCGTTCAGAATCGCATCGTTTGAAAGGGTGGGATTATAGCAGTGAAGCAATTTATTTTATTACATTTTGTGTGCAAGATTTCGAATGTTTATTTGGCGATGTTATCGTAGATTCGCACCATCGTGCGAATCTTGAAAATAATGCGAATCCTAAAAATAATGAAATTCAGAATAATGAGATTCGGGATAATGAGACGCACGACGGTGCGTCTGTACGGATATATGATGAATCTGCAAGAATGAATTTGAATCCGTTTGGGAAAATTGTAGAAGAAGAAATTCTAAAATCAATAGAAATACGAAATAATTGGATATTTCACGAATGGGTAGTGATGCCCAATCATGTGCATATGCTGATAGAAATTGAATTTAATGATAATAATACCGTACAGACGCACCGTGGTAAGTCTCAAAATAAAAATAATACAATTCACAACAATACGATTCATGACGATACGATTCACGACAATACAATTCACGACGGTGCGATTCACGACGGTGCGATTCACGACGGTGCGATTCACGACGGTGCGATTCACGACGGTGAATCGCTACTACATCGCCAACCCAATTCTATTTCTTCATTTATCGGAATCTTCAAAACCGTCGTAACAAAACAAATAAACGAATTACGTAATACAAAAGGTGAAAGAATATGGCAACGCAACTATCACGACCACATCGTTAGAAATTATCGTTCTTTTCAAAAAATAGCCAACTACGTTGACCAAAACCCTCAACGTTGGTATGAAGACCGATTTAATCCTACTAAAAAAGACAATAATAAAGGAAACTAAGGCTGAAAATATCTTTTTTGAGCTTGTTGTGTTAAATAAAAATACAGTTTCATTGTAGCAAAGACGTAAATCTTTTTTACTTTGATTAGTATTTTAATGACACCAAAAAAGTTACTTTTTTACCTTCTCAAAAAAATAATTTAGTTCTTCATCAAAAATATCAAACGGAATCTGATGAGCTAAATCATTTCGAAGATGAATAGATAGAGGTTCATTTTCATTCATATCACTCATCAAAATTGGTAATGTATCAAAAGGATTAATCGTATCATCGTGTCTTCCCAAAATCACACGTAAATATTCTTTTCTAGGATTTTTTTCATTATTTACCATCGTTGGTAGCGCAGGTAATTCTTGAATAATACTTCTGTAAGGCAGTGCAGGATTGAAAGCCAAACACGGAATTTGCCAAAACCAAGATAGATAATAAGCTGTCAGTCCACCCATACTACTACCAATGACAAGTTCTATTTTTTGATTCTGATAACGCTTTAATAAAGTCTGAATCGTATAAGGGTCTTTGCGATAATCTATTGAAGGAGCAATCAAGTTATCAGTATATTTTTCTAAAATAACTCGTTTTTCATCAGATAAGAAACTGTCTAAGCCATGTAAATAAAGTGTTTTCATTATTTTTTAAGAAAAAAAGAAGTGTTTTTATATCAAAAATTTATAAAGAGTTGTGTAAAGGTAAGGCAATATCGAATTAATTACATTATTTTTAGTAAATTTAGTTTTCGACCTAAGAGAATAAAGACAAAACAAAGACAAGGTTAAATATAGTTTTATAAGATTTCTATTCAGAAAGCAAAAAAATAGATTCATGGAAAAAAGAACATTCACAAATATTCTAGTTACGTTAGCTGTTTTGGCTTTGATTCCGATTGGTTTTTGGTTGTTTGCTTACCTACAAAATCAACATATAGATTGGAGTGAAACTTATTTTACAGAAAGCAAAGAGCCATATAATAACTACATGGTCTTTAACCTATTGAAGAGTTATAAAACAGAGAAAGAATTTGTTTTTGTAGATAATTTATTGACTGAAAAATTAGCAGAAGAAGAAATAAAAGAAGCAACAACTCCAATATCCTATATTTTTTTAGGACAATATCCTTATTTGTTAGATAATGAAATAGACTCTCTTATGGGTTTTGTAGAAAAAGGAAATACTGCCTTTTTTGCAGCTAACACTATTCCTGATACTTTATTTACGTTATTGGATTTATATCAAGGATATGATTATGCCTACGACTCACTAATTTCTACTAACTTCACAAATACTGCTCTTGCAGAAGAAGAAAACTTTGTCTTTAATTATACAATAAGAAACGAATCAGTAGCCAAGTCTTGGAACTATTTCAATGATTATGCTTTGGATAATAAGGATAATACGAAAGCATTAGGTTTTCTCCATAAAGAGACAAAAATGAGCAAAAGCCATGTATATCAAGGAAAAAATTATAATTCTGATAACAATCAAGAAGAAGAATATACTCAGAGTGATGAAGAAAATTATGATGGGGAATACACAGAAGATGATGTAATGGAAGAAGAAATTCAAAATTATACTAATTTCATTCGTGTAAAATATGGAAAAGGTTATTTCTATTTTCATAAAAACCCAATTCTTTTCACTAATTATTATCTTATTCAAGAAAATGGAAAAAAATATGTAGAAAGAGCTTTTTCGTATCTTCCAGAAGGAAATATTTTGTGGGACGAGCGTTCACATTATCTCAAACAAGGAATACCAGAATATCAAAAACAAGATAGAGGACCTAGTCCATTGAGTTATATTCTTTCTCAACCTTCACTAGCTTGGGGATATTATACATTGCTCATTAGTGCGCTTTTATTTGTCATTTTCAGAGGAAAAAGAATGCAACGTATTATTCCAATTCTAAGAAAAGAGGAAAATACATCTTTAGAATTTACCAAAACAGTAGGGCAACTTTATTATTTGCAAAAAGACCACAAACGCCTTTCTCAACTCAAAATCCGTCTCTTTTTCGATTATGTACGTACTCATTATCACATGAACACACAACATATAGATGACGATTTTAGAAAGAAACTATCTGAACGTTCGGGTATAGATAGAGGACTTATAGATTTGCTTTTAGCTGATATTCAGAAAGTAAACGGACAGCATGAAGTTTCAGAGTGGCTTCTACGACAAATACATACTCAAATACAAGAATTTTATACAAATTCTAAATAAAATAAAAATTTAGAATTAAAAAACTATTAATCACATTTAGCTAATTTATGCAAGATAACACATCGGAAAACTCATCAGAAAATCAGTTTGGAGATACAGGTTTTCAATCTGAAGAAACTACTCATGATTCATCTCAAGAGTCTAGTTTTACGTCTTCTTCCAATCAGCAGTTAGATTTTATTTATCAATCTGTTTCGAAAGTAAAAACCGAAATTCATAAAATAATAATTGGTCAAGATGAAATGATTGATTTGCTTTTAGTAAGTCTGTTTGCTGACGGACACGTACTTTTAGAGGGTGTTCCGGGGGTTGCCAAAACGATTACAGCAAAACTTTTAGCTCGTACACTTTCTATTGATTTTTCAAGGATTCAGTTTACACCTGATATGATGCCGACTGATATTTTGGGTACGACCATATACAGCCTTCAAGAAGCAGAGTTTAATTTTACACCGGGCCCTGTTTTTTCTCAAATTGTTTTGATTGATGAGATAAACCGTGCACCAGCCAAAACACAGGCAGCACTCTTTGAAGTAATGGAAGAGCGTCAAGTAACTATTGACGGAACAACTCACAAAATGAAAGCTCCGTTTTTTGTTATTGCTACTCAAAATCCTATCGAACAAGAAGGAACATACCGTTTGCCAGAGGCGCAACTAGACCGTTTCTTATTTCGTATTAGCTTGGACTACCCTAGTCTTGATGAAGAAAAACAGATTTTGTACCGTTTCAAAAACCAATTGCGAAATGATATTTCTGATGTAAATGCTGTCTTGAAAGGTGAAGATATTTTGGCGTGTCGTAAGATTGTAGAAGAGGTGCATATCAAAGACGAACTCCTAGATTATATTGCCGAAATTACGTATCAAACAAGGAATCATGGCTCACTTTATTTGGGTGCTTCTCCTCGTGCTTCACTAGCTATTATGCGTGCGTCGAAGGCGATGGCAGTTTTGCGTGGTCGTATGTTCGTAACACCAGAAGATATTCAAGAAGTAGCTTATCCAGTCTTAGGACACCGTATTATGATAACACCAGAGCGAGAAATGGAAGGACTGACAGGCGAAGATTTGGTAAAAGAAATGATACAAAAATTAGATGTACCTAGATAAAACTGGTTTTGGAATGTTATTTCAAGACGAAATACTATAACCTTTTAAAAAAGACACTTCAATTTTTTTGGAGTGTCTTTTTTTTGGTTTTCGTTCTCAATGAGATTTTCAAAGATAAAAAATCATCTGATTTTATGTATTTTTGATAATGTTAGAAACACATAATATAGGTCAGTCTCGTAGAGCAGACCGTTTGTAGTCATTTTCTCTCAGTTTTATCAAACGATCTGCCCTTTGGGACTGACCTACTTGTTTGAAAAAAGCCAAAAATTTTATCCAAAAAATAAGAACTAATTTAGTAACTTTGTAAGTTGATAAAACCGACATCCATTTTTTAAATAAACGAATTTGGATAAATACATAAAAAACATTCAAAATGAATAAATTAATTGCTGATATAGACATCGTAGATAAAGCAAGTGAAGCTATACACGAACCTTGCGAAACGGTAGCCAAAACAGCCAATACTGCAAAGGAAGGAGAGCGAAAAC harbors:
- a CDS encoding MoxR family ATPase, yielding MQDNTSENSSENQFGDTGFQSEETTHDSSQESSFTSSSNQQLDFIYQSVSKVKTEIHKIIIGQDEMIDLLLVSLFADGHVLLEGVPGVAKTITAKLLARTLSIDFSRIQFTPDMMPTDILGTTIYSLQEAEFNFTPGPVFSQIVLIDEINRAPAKTQAALFEVMEERQVTIDGTTHKMKAPFFVIATQNPIEQEGTYRLPEAQLDRFLFRISLDYPSLDEEKQILYRFKNQLRNDISDVNAVLKGEDILACRKIVEEVHIKDELLDYIAEITYQTRNHGSLYLGASPRASLAIMRASKAMAVLRGRMFVTPEDIQEVAYPVLGHRIMITPEREMEGLTGEDLVKEMIQKLDVPR
- a CDS encoding YqiA/YcfP family alpha/beta fold hydrolase; translation: MKTLYLHGLDSFLSDEKRVILEKYTDNLIAPSIDYRKDPYTIQTLLKRYQNQKIELVIGSSMGGLTAYYLSWFWQIPCLAFNPALPYRSIIQELPALPTMVNNEKNPRKEYLRVILGRHDDTINPFDTLPILMSDMNENEPLSIHLRNDLAHQIPFDIFDEELNYFFEKVKK